CTCTAGGCTTCGGCCGTCATTCCATCTTCTAGGTATTAGGCCGGTCTTGGACCGGACCTGGTTAATGGCAATTCATTCATTTACAATAAAGTAACCATTTTAACTTGGTATCTTAACTTTTTGTTTCTACAAGATATCAATATTACCGAAAACAAAGTAAAAACCTTGATCTACTGAAGACAGATCAGATCAGCATTAAATGCCATCTCCAACGGGGAGATGTTACCAAAATTCCTAAACTATTTAAAAATTAAAAAAAAATAAAAAATAACAGAAAAGGAGAGAAAAGTGGAAGAAAGAGAAACCATAGTTTCTAAAAACACACTCTGCAAGGACCGTACGAGAACATGTATGAATACTTGTCATTATATTAGTGATCTCTTTTTCTATAAAACATTAAAATTAAACTAAATCACTTAATTAGATTAAAAGTATTATTTTACATTGTTGAGCATATTGTGCAAGGTTCTACACCGTTGGACATGCTCTGTTTTAGCAAAGTATTCTGATGTGCGTGTCTACGGAGCATCTCTCTGACCCGTAGCTATTTTCACCTCTATATGCTATAACAGAGGTAAAAGTGTTTCATCACATCTCTATTTTCACTTTTAAAATAGAGATTACTATTTTTTCCTCTATTTATAGAGGAAAAAATAGAGAAAAAATAGCATTCCTCTATTATAGAGTCATATTTCTTTTTTTCAAAATAGTCCTTTAACTTTCAAATTTTTATAGTTGTAACCAAAATAAATATATTTATAGAGAAATACACCTTTTGTAAGAGTATAATAACATTTTTTATTTACATAATAGTCTTTTAACAAAACTTTAGTTTAAAAAAAATCATAAGTTTATGAAAATATTTTAAAAGTAAAAAATAAATAGGGTTAGTTATCAACTTTTATAAACAAAATGTATCTTTTGCAAAATTAAAATAGAATCTTTTGAGAATATTCCTTTATAGAGGCAAAAATAGAGAAATACATTGGAGAGAAACTCATCTCTATTTTAGAGATGTTCTATTTTAGAGGTAAAAATATGAGAATACATTGGAGATGGTCTTAGAGCATCTCCAACCCCTAGCTATTTTCACCTCTATATGTTATAATAGAGGTAAAAGTGTTTCATCCCATCTTTATTTCCACCTCTAAAATAGAGATTGTTATTTATAGAAGAAAAAATAGCATTTCTCTATTATAGAGTCATACTTTTTTATTTTCAAAATAGTCTTTTAACTTTCAAATTTTTATAGTTGTAACTAAAATAATTATATTTATAGAGAAATACAGCTTTTGTAGGAGTATAATAACATTTTTTATTTACATAATCGTCTTTTAACAAAACTTTAGTTTAAAAAATTCATAAGTTTATGAAAATATTTTAAAAGTTAAAAATAAATAGGGTTAGTTATCAACTTTTATAAACAAAATGTATATTTTGTAAAATTAAAATAAAATCTTTTGAGAATATTTTTTATAGAGGCAAAAATAGAGAAATACATTGGAGATAAACTTATCTCTATTTTAGAAAAGCTCTATTTTAGAAATAAAAATAGGGGAATACATCGGAGATAGTCTTACCTAAAGCGGACAGTTGACGGATAAAAAAAACAATTATAGAGGAGAAGTGTGATAGAAACAGTAGGCCCGTGACCTCGTTACAATCATTCTCCTTTTGTATTTTTCTTCTATGTTTCGCATCGTTACTCACTGTATACACATGCATATATATATATATATATATTACACTTATCTATTAAGGGAATATATGGCTGCTAGCTATGATATGAGCAAATATACAATGTACTATATGTCATTCTTTTTTTTTTGATCAACGTACTATATGTCAATCAAGTTTTTTTTCTCCGCATGTTTCAACTTTTAACTCGTTTTTGGCTTTATTGCTCTCTTTTTTCTCTTTGTCAAAATTTTTAGAATTTTCATAGTTATTAGTCTCTCGATTCTTCGGATATATCGTTCATTTTTTGTTTCTGTGAAACTAAATGTTTTCATTCCTCTTTTTCCATATAAATATAGTTACTGTTACGTTTGATAAGGTTAAGATTTGCGCCATGCGTGGAATGAAGTTATGTATATAAATGATTTTTACATATTAAAACTTATTTTGTGTTATTATGTATATAATTAAATTAGAGTAACGCATAAATCAAAATAATGTCTTATTTATTGACAATATTTTTTGGTAAGTGAATAAAAACTATCATTTTATTTATTTTATATGATATATAATTAAATTTCAATGATATTGAGATAATCATATAATAAATTCTAATATAAATATTTATTATTGAGAATTCATATCCATATGATTTGATTTACATTTTTATATTTGATGTAAAAAAAATTAAACCATTAATCACAAAATTTTCAGCGTGAAATTTTTTCAATGCAAATTTTAAAATCAAAATATTAATGTTTCAATACGTTTTAATGCAAATTTTAAAATTAACATATTTGTGTATTTTTATATTGTATATAGTTTAATTTAAACGATATTAATATATATATATATATATATCTATAAAATATGAATATCTATTAAATGAGACTTTATATTTATACGATTTTATGGTCACTAGATCTATTTTCCGCGCTACGCGCGGATTATGTTTTATTAATAGGTTCCAATCTTTTTAGTTATCAGTTATTTTTTTCAAAATAATTTTGAAATTTAGCTTTCTCCAGTTAGGTAAGAAGAACAAAACCATATTATTATTTAGAGGTAATACTAATTCTTTAGTAAATTACTTTTATTAGTTTGCAAAAATTCCAAATTTGAGTTTAGAATAAAAAACAGTTCGGATGATGTCGGAAGTTGTTCTTAGATGTGTTTCCTCTATTGTTATCTTTTGAGCTAAGGTGTAGATGAGAGGTGTAGCTCTAACTCATATATTGAACTTTACTGTTATCTTTTCTTTGAATTCGTTAACGATTTTTATTATCTTGTTAAATAAAATTGTGCGGCCTATCATGAAAAAAAGAATTATCTTTCTTGTTAATAAGGTTCTTAATCAGTAGGTATTAGACATTTAAGTTTGTATTTGTTTTTATCTTTATATATTTTAGGGATAGTGTTTTTCACCACGACAACTTTAATTGATTTGATTATTTATGCTTTATAGCTCCATTGGCGGAAATGCTTGGTTGTTCTGTAATGTATATATTTTGTTATATTTTAATATTTAAGAGCTATATATATAATTAGATATTTATTTTGAAGGATGTGGCATGCCTCTCCATTCAATTTTTATAAAAATAAAATATTTAATTTAAACTATTAATTAACTTATATGTAAATATATAGTGTATTTTGAATATATACATTAAAAGTAAATTATACGATGAAATTAAATATTGAAATTCAAGATTGATTGTTAAGATAAGAAGTAAATTTGGGATAGTCAGTGCTAAGGAATATAAATAATAATTTAACTAAACTTAGTTATGATTCAATATTTCAACTATTCTTTTATATTCAGAAACATTTTGAAGCTTTCTCCATGTTTTTCCTTTTAATTTTTACACAACTATGTTTTTTGACATTATACCCATTTCCTCTCAACTCAAAACCAAAATATAGATACTATAATATTTTTTGACTAAAAGCTTTCGAATTAAAACATAAACAAATGATTACATTGAAAAGACGATAGATCCTATAGCCGGACAAATTTTGCATATATACTATAATTGTTAATTGGAAAATATGATATACACCAAAAGGTTGTTTCTCAAGCATAAACTCAAATTTTTGAAAATTTAAAATATGTATTTTTCTTGCTTTCTTTATTTGCATTATAAAATAAATGAGTAAGTGTTTATGCTTTTACCAGTGAAATTATTCTTTTGAGAAGTTTATAATTAAAAACTTATCATTTTTATATGATTTAAAAAATGTTAGATCTAATGATTATTCTTAAGTAATGTTTTAAGATGTATAATCTTAATAGCTTGTTGATAAATCAAAATAGAACTGTTAAAAATGTTGAAAGCAAACTCCATTTTAACATTTTTTAATGATGTTTTAATATTGTTGCAAGTGAGGCCATGATTCATCACCGATAAATTTCAGGTTTATTAAACCCACCGATTGGAAAAAAACAATGTGAGACACATAATCATCAGAACAACAGTTTCAAAAAAAAAAAGTTTAGAAAACCAAGACGTTAGAAGACTCACTGATTTCTGTTCAGCAAATGAACTCTGAAGGCCATCAAAAGCTGCAGTGAAAATAAGTAAAGACAAAGTAATGTATGTACACTATTGAAAAGAAACAACCAAAGTTTCATGGCACATACCAAGCAATGAATAAGTTTTCTCCGCTTGTGACTCTGTTGAGTCCTCGATAGGATCCAGAATGACATTCATCATCTTCTTCTTTGTTAGGTCAAAGGGTGCGAGCTAACAATGAGCAAACAATTAAAACCACACAATCAAACAAAGCAATAAAAAGACCAAAGTCTAACTTGAGCAATGTCGAAATAATTAAGATATGAAAGGACCTCTTACAGAGCAATAACATAACAAAACTTGAACTGGAAAGACATATTTGCCATGAGTAGCACATTTGGCTTCCTGTGATTCGCCACTGTTATTTGAGCCACCATTCCCTCATCAGCAAGGTCTCCACATCCTTTGGAAGATGCAGACAAAACATTTGCAGAGAGCATGGGCACTTCAGCAGTTGCAGAAAATGTGGTTTCACCTGTGGGACTGTCAGAGGTGGGTAGAAAGAGACAACTTTTGTAACAGTTATAGACAAAAAAAAAACGGCTCCTGCGTTCGTCAACGACCGGGTGATATACGTAGTTAGGAATGTTGATTTGAGTGGCATATCTACAGCTCAAGTTCTACCTTGGCGGATCATTTCTTGATGTAATCGAAGATTTCACCAATAGTCATTGTCTCAGCCTTCGTTACCTCCCCCTCATTCACCAGCTTAGCAATCTATAAATTGCAATCCAACTTGCAACAATAAGCAAAACAAATATGATCAAGAGTATCACTGAACATTCCTTTGGCATCTTACCTAATACAGAGCAAAAAGAGAGACTGAAAACATAGCGATAATATCCCACATTGGCTTACTAAAAAAATTGAAGAGGCGACTAAGAGCATGCGCAACGGTGAGACTCATTAGAGTCCTTAGCGACAAGGGCATTTCGGATTAATCTTAGATATTTTGGATTAAAAAAAAAAAAAAAAAAAAGATGACAACGGGCCGCCACGTAGTCGTGGAGACCCGCAAATAGTGCAAGGATTCACTAAGAAAGAGTCTTTATTTAGGAATTTTAAGAATTGAATCCTTAACTTTTAGTAGGATCCACTGATTATTTAATTATTTTTCCCTAAGGACATTCTCATTGCGGATGCCCTAACATCAATTTCAAAACAGAAGA
This genomic interval from Brassica oleracea var. oleracea cultivar TO1000 chromosome C2, BOL, whole genome shotgun sequence contains the following:
- the LOC106323487 gene encoding uncharacterized protein LOC106323487, encoding MISTHASGKSEVALIDEQICFISANRAPRYEPQLKPGANDRLQNFFVYHPIHTQTSVYVSSFTPPISELFGILSRRFLFFASPQKEAGKMPKECSVILLIIFVLLIVASWIAIYRLLSCPTGETTFSATAEVPMLSANVLSASSKGCGDLADEGMVAQITVANHRKPNVLLMANMSFQFKFCYVIAL